From Danio rerio strain Tuebingen ecotype United States chromosome 7, GRCz12tu, whole genome shotgun sequence, the proteins below share one genomic window:
- the rxfp3.3a1 gene encoding relaxin-3 receptor 1 produces the protein MGNTEVVKSLDMMGDSNQSGVINRSISDRERFKSLEDIDVSADGSPVLRCLISITYSVVCVVGLVGNLLVFFFIRVRQERRISKINFFILNLAVTDFQFVLTLPFWAVDTALDFSWPFGDAMCKIILSVTVMNMYASVFFLTAMSITRYWSVASALKDRSRQTGCSIRWVSVILWALATVATAPTSIFSTVTNVAGEKLCLLRFPDGQYWLAIYHVQKILIAFVLPMAIVSVSYLLLLRLIRQRSMKNSSKRRTQVTKSVTIVVLSFFLCWMPNHAITFWGVLVKFNAVYWDKSYYIVHTYVFPVTVCLAHANSCLNPLIYCLMRKEFRKKIKNLFIRV, from the coding sequence ATGGGAAACACCGAAGTTGTGAAGTCGCTGGATATGATGGGAGACAGTAATCAGAGCGGTGTAATAAACAGATCAATCAGTGACCGCGAGCGCTTCAAAAGTCTGGAGGACATCGACGTGTCCGCCGACGGGAGTCCGGTGTTGAGGTGCTTGATCTCCATCACCTACTCTGTGGTGTGCGTCGTGGGTCTGGTTGGAAATCTGTTGGTGTTCTTCTTCATTCGCGTCAGGCAAGAAAGACGCATATCCAAGATAAACTTCTTCATCCTCAACTTGGCGGTGACGGATTTCCAGTTTGTGTTGACTTTGCCTTTCTGGGCAGTGGACACGGCGCTGGACTTCAGCTGGCCGTTTGGAGACGCCATGTGCAAGATAATCCTGTCGGTGACCGTGATGAACATGTACGCGAGCGTCTTCTTCCTGACGGCGATGAGTATTACGCGCTACTGGTCAGTGGCTTCGGCTCTGAAGGACCGCAGCAGGCAGACCGGCTGCTCGATACGGTGGGTCAGTGTGATCCTCTGGGCTCTGGCCACCGTGGCCACCGCGCCAACATCCATTTTCTCCACAGTCACTAACGTGGCCGgtgaaaaactttgtttactGCGCTTTCCTGACGGACAGTACTGGCTGGCGATCTATCATGTCCAGAAAATCCTCATCGCGTTTGTTTTGCCCATGGCGATCGTGTCTGTCAGTTACCTGCTGCTGCTGAGGCTCATCCGGCAGCGGAGCATGAAGAACAGCTCGAAACGGCGCACGCAAGTCACCAAATCCGTCACCATAGTGGTCCTGTCCTTCTTCCTCTGCTGGATGCCCAATCATGCCATCACATTTTGGGGCGTGCTGGTGAAATTCAACGCGGTGTACTGGGATAAGTCGTACTATATCGTTCATACCTACGTGTTCCCGGTGACCGTGTGCCTTGCGCACGCAAACAGCTGTTTGAACCCACTTATCTACTGTCTGATGCGCAAAGAGTTCAGGAAAAAAATTAAGAACCTTTTTATTCGAGTCTGA